The genomic window CCTACATCTGCGGCGAGGAGACGGCGCTGCTCGACTCGCTCGAGGGCTACCGCGGCCAGCCGCGCCTCAAGCCGCCGTTCCCCGCCGTCGCCGGGCTCTACGGCGCCCCCACGGTGATCAACAACGTGGAGACGCTGGCCACCGTGCCGTTCGTCGTCCGCGGCGGGGCGGAGTGGTTCAAGCGGTTCGGGCCGGAGAAGTCACCCGGCCCGAAGATCTACTCGCTGTCGGGCCGGGTGGTCCGCCCCGGCCAGTACGAGGCCCCGATGGGCACCACGATGCGCGAGCTGCTCGCCATGGCCGGCGGGGTGCGCCCCGGGCACGAGCTGAAGTTCTGGACGCCGGGCGGCTCGTCGACGCCGTACTTCACCGCCGAGCACCTCGACGTCCCGCTCGACTTCGACTCCGTCGCCGCCGCGGGCTCGATGCTCGGCACGACGGCGCTGATGGTGTTCGACGAGACCGACTCGATCGTCGAGGCCACCCTGCGCTTCACCGAGTTCTACGCCCACGAGTCCTGCGGCAAGTGCACCCCGTGCCGCGAGGGGACCTACTGGCTGGTGCAGGTGCTGCAGCGGCTGGTCGACGGCCGCGGGACGGCGGCCGACCTGGACCTGCTCACCGACACCTGCGACAACATCCTCGGCCGCTCGTTCTGCGCCCTCGGTGACGGCGCGACGAGCTGCATCACCTCCTCCCTCAAGTACTTCCGGGACGACTACGTCGCCCTGCTGCCCGCCGCCGAGCAGGCCCGCCTCGGGCGCTCGCTGCGGCTCGAGCCCGTGGGAGCTGCCTCGTGACCCTCACCCCGACCGCCCCCGAGCCCGCGCCGGCGCTGCCGCCGGGCGTCCCGGGGCCGCACACCCCGCCGGATGCCGTCCACTGCACCATCGACGGGTTCGACGTCGCGGTGCCGAAGGGGACGCTGATCATCCGGGCCGCCGAGATGGTCGGCATCCAGATCCCGCGGTTCTGCGACCACCCGCTGCTCGACCCGGTCGGCGCCTGCCGGCAGTGCCTGGTCGAGGTGGAGGGCCAGCGCAAGCCGGTGGCCTCCTGCACGATGCCGGTGACCGACGGCATGGCCGTCAAGACGCAGCTGACCAGCGCGGTCGCCGACAAGGCGCAGCAGGGCACGATGGAGCTGCTGCTGATCAACCACCCGCTGGACTGCCCGGTCTGCGACAAGGGCGGCGAGTGCCCGCTGCAGAACCAGGCGCTGAGCAACGGCCGGTCGGAGACCCGCTTCGTCGACGTCAAGCGGACCTATCCCAAGCCGCTGCCGATCAGCACCCAGGTCCTGCTCGACCGCGAGCGCTGCGTGCTGTGCGCGCGCTGCACCCGCTTCTCCCAGCAGGTCGCCGGCGACCCGTTCATCGAGCTGTTCGAGCGGGGCGCGCTGGAGCAGGTCGCCGTCTACGAGGACGAGCCCTTCTCCTCCTACTTCTCCGGCAACACCACGCAGATCTGCCCGGTGGGGGCGCTGACCAGCGCGCAGTACCGGTTCCGGTCGCGGCCCTTCGACCTGCGCAGCGAGCCCTCGGTCTGCGAGCACTGCTCCTCGGGCTGCTCCATGCGCACCGACTACCGGCGCGGCAAGGTCATGCGCCGGCTGGCGGGGGAGGACCCGGCGGTCAACGAGGAGTGGACCTGCGACAAGGGCCGCTACGCGTTCCGCTACGCCGCCACCAACGACCGGCTCGACACCCCGCTCGTGCGGCGCGACGGCGTGCTCGAGCCCGCCTCGTGGCCGGAGGCCTGGGCCGCGGCCGCCGAGGGCCTGCGCGCCGCCCGGGCCGCCGGCGGGGTCGGCGTGCTGCCCGGCGGGCGGCTGACCGTCGAGGACGCCTACGCCTACGCCAAGTTCGCCCGCGTCGCGCTCGGCACCCACGACGTCGACGCCCGCGCCCGCGCGCACTCGGCCGAGGAGCAGGCGTTCCTCGCCGCGCACGTGGCCGGCACCGGCCCGGGGCGCGGCGCGGTCACCTACGACGAGCTCACCGCCGCCCCGGTCGTGCTGCTGGCCGGCTTCGAGCCGGAGGAGGAGTCGCCGATCGTCTTCCTCCGCCTGCGCCGCGCGGTGCGGAAGGGCTCGCTGGCCGTCTACGACCTCGCGCCGTTCGCCACCCGCGCCGCGCAGAAGCTGCAGGCGACCGTGCTGGTCACCCGTCCCGGCGAGGAGGCCCGCGCCCTGACCGCGCTGGCCGAGGGCAGCTGGGGCGGTCCCGCCGTCGAGGCGCTGCGTCAGCCGGGTGCGGTCGTCGTCGCCGGGGAGCGCCTGGCCGAGGTGCCCGGCGCCTTCACCGCGCTGGCCGCCCTCGCCCAGGCCACCGGCGCCCGGCTCGCCTGGGTGCCGCGGCGGGCCGGTGAGCGCGGCGCCGTCGAGGCCGGGGCGCTGCCCGCACTGCTGCCCGGCGGACGGCCGGTCGAGGACCCCGTCGCCCGCGCGGAGGTGGCCGCGGTGTGGGGCGTCGACCCCGTCGACCTGCCCTCGACGCCCGGCCGCGACACCACCGGCATCCTCACCGCGGTCCGCGACGGGCGCCTGGCCGGCCTCGTCGTCGGCGGGGTCGACCCCGCGGACCTGCCCGACCCGGCGCTCGCCGAGGAGGCGCTGGCCGCCGCGTCGTTCGTGGTGAGCCTGGAGCAGCGGCCCACCGCCGTCACCGAGCGCGCCGACGTCGTCCTGCCGGTGGCCGCGGCCCCGGAGAAGGCCGGCAGCTACCTCGACTGGGAGGGCCGCGTGCGCTCCTTCGACGCCACGCTGCACGGCACCGGCCGGCTGACCGACGGCCGGGTGCTGCACGGCCTGGCCGACTTCCTCGACGCCGACCTGCGGCTGCCCACGCCCGAGTCGGCCCGCGCCGAGCTCGCGGCACTGGGCGACACCGGCACCCGCGCCGACGGCACCGGCCTCGACGTGCCGCCGGCCGTGGCGCCCGAGCCCGGCGAGGGCGAGGCGCTGCTGGCCTCCTGGCGGCAGCTGCTCGACGTCGGGACGCTGCAGCGCGACGAGCCCGAGCTCGCCGGCACGGCCCGCCCGCCGGTGGCCCGGCTGGGTGCCGACGCCGCCGCCCGGCTGGGCGTGGCCGACGGCGAGCTCCTCACCGTCACCGGCGCCGCCGGGTCGGTGACCCTTCCGGTGGCCCTCACCGAGATGCCCGACGGCGTGGTGTGGCTGCCGATGCGCTCACCCGGCAGCGAGGTGCGCACCGGCCTCGGGACGGCGCCGGGCGGGCTCGTCCGGCTCAGCGCCGTCCGCACCGGTGCCACCGCCTCCGGAGCCCGGTCGTGATCCTCGCCGCGCCCGACCAGCCGACGCTCGAGGACTTCGGGTCCGACGTCTGGTGGATCGTGCTCATCAAGATCGTCGGCGTCTTCGTGGTCCTGGTCCTGATGACGCTGTTCGCGATCGTCTTCGAGCGCAAGGTCGTCGCCCGCATGCAGCAGCGCTCCGGCCCCAACCGGGTCGGCCCGCGCGGGTCGCTGCAGAGCCTCGCGGACGGGCTGAAGCTGGCGTTCAAGGAAGACATCATGCCGGCGCTCGCGGACAAGCCGGTCTACTTCCTCGCGCCGGTCATCGCCGCCGTCCCGGCGTTCCTGGCCTTCTCGGTCATCCCGCTGGGCCCGACCGTCAGCATCTTCGGGGAGCGCACCCCGCTGCAGCTCACCGACGCCCCCATCGGGGTGCTGATCGTCCTGGCCTGCTCGGCGATGGGCGTCTACGGCATCGTGCTGGCCGGCTGGGCCTCGGGCTCGACCTACCCGCTGCTCGGCGGCCTGCGCAGCGCCGCGCAGATGGTCAGCTACGAGATCGCGATGGGCCTGTCGATCGTCGCGGTGTTCCTCTACGCCGGGACGATGTCGACCTCGGAGATCGTCGCCGCGCAGGCCGACGGGAACCGGCTGTCGTTCTTCGGCCTGGAGTTCACCGGGCCCAGCTGGTTCGCGGTCCTGCTGCCGGTCAGCTTCGTCATCTACGCGATCGCCGTCGTCGGCGAGACCAACCGCGCGCCCTTCGACCTCCCCGAGGCCGAGAGCGAGCTGGTGGGCGGCTTCCACACCGAGTACTCGTCGCTGAAGTTCGCGCTGTTCTTCCTGGCCGAGTACATCAACATGGTCACCGTCTCCGCGCTGGCCGCGACGCTGTTCCTCGGCGGCTGGCGGGCACCGTGGCCGATCTCCATCTGGGACGGCGCCAACACCGGCTGGCTGCCGCTGCTGTGGTTCTTCCTCAAGGTCTGCGTCGCGCTGTTCGTCTTCATCTGGCTGCGCGGCACGCTGCCCCGGCTGCGCTACGACCAGTTCATGCGCTTCGGCTGGAAGGTCCTGGTCCCGACGGCGCTGGTCTGGATCCTCGCCGTCGCCACGATGCGCACCGTCTCCCGCGAGGCCGAGCTGTCCACCGGCGAGGTGGCGGTGTTCGTGGGCGTCCCGATCGCGCTGCTCGTGCTGCTCGGGCTCTCGCTCGCCAGCCGGGCCGCCAACCGCGACACGCGGCTGATGGCGGAGGAGGCGGCCGCCGGCGGGGTGCACGCGACCGACCCCGAGCCCGAGGCCGAGGTCCTGCCGCCGGCCGGGCCGCGGCGCCGACCGGCGCAGCGCACCGGCCCGGCCCGCGCCGAGGGCGGCTTCCCGGTGCCGCCGATGGACCTCACCGTGCCCCCGTCGCCGCGGCTGCGCCGCGCCGAGCCCGTGGGCGCGGGCCGCCCCGAGGGCGGCGTCGTGAGCAGCGGCCGCCGTGCCGCCGGCAGCACCACCGGCAGCACCGCGACCACCGTCGAGGAGGACCCCGATGCCTGACCAGGACCCCACAACCGGAGGCGAGTCGAAGGGCCTGGCCCAGGCGTCGAGAGGCGTGGCGTCCAGGGGTGTGGCGTCGGGTGGCGAGGTCGAGCGGGCCGGCCGCGACGGCGGCGCACCCGCGCCCCGGCGCAGCCTGCTGCCGGCGCCCGGTCAGGGCTTCGGCGTCACCTTCGCGCAGATGTTCAAGAAGGTGACCACCGAGCAGTACCCCGAGACGCCCAAGGTCACCAAGCCGCGCTACCACGGCCGGCACGTGCTCAACCGGCACCCCGACGGGCTGGAGAAGTGCATCGGCTGCGAGCTGTGCGCCTGGGCCTGCCCCGCGGACGCCATCTACGTCGAGGGCGGCGACAACACCGAGGACGCCCGCTACAGCCCCGGCGAGCGGTACGGGCGCGTCTACCAGATCAACTACCTGCGCTGCATCTTCTGCGGGCTGTGCATCGAGGCCTGCCCGACCCGCTCGCTGACGATGAGCAACGACTTCGAGCTGGCCGACGACAACCGGCAGGACCTGATCTACACCAAGGAACAGCTCATGGCCCCGCTGCTGCCCGGCATGGAGGCGCCGCCGCACGCCATGCGGCTCGGCGACGACGACAAGGCGTACTACGTGCGCGACCCGCAGCAGGGGTCGGCGGCCGAGCCGGTCACGGTGGAGCAGGCATGACCGAGGTCGTCATCGGCACCGGCGAGGCCGTCGCCTTCTGGATCCTCGGGCCGGTCGCGCTGGCCGGGGCGCTGGGGATGGTGTTCAGCCGCAACGCCGTCCACTCGGCGCTGTGGCTGGTCACCACGATGCTCGCGCTGGGCGTCTTCTACGTCGTCCAGTCCGCGCCCTTCCTCGGCGCGGTGCAGATCATCGTGTACACCGGCGCGATCATGATCCTGTTCCTCTTCGTGCTCATGCTGGTCGGGCGCGACTCCTCCGACTCGGTGGTCGAGACGCTGCGCGGCCAGCGGGTGGCGGCCACGGTCCTCGGCGTCGGGTTCGCCGGGCTCGTCGGCGCCGGGATCGCCCGCGCGACGGAGGGCACCGCGGTCGCGGGCCTGTCCGACGAGCAGGGCGGCACCGGCAACATCGACACGATCGCCGAGCTGCTGTTCACCCGCTACCTGCTCGCCTTCGAGGTCACCAGCGCGCTGCTGATCACCGCCGCGGTGGGCGCGATGGTGCTCGCCCACATCGAGCGCGAGCCCGGCAGCCGGCAGACGCAGAAGGAGCTCTCGCGGGCCCGCTTCCTCACCGACCGGCCGCAGACGCTGCCCGGCCCCGGTGTGTTCGCGCGCGCCAACTCCGTGGCCACCGGCGCGCTGCTCCCCGACGGGCGCACCGCCGAGGACAGCCTGGCCACCGGCATCGAGCCCCGGGAGCCCGACCAGATGCCCCGCCCCACCGGCCGCGGGCAGCTCGGCAGCCCCGACGCCGCCCTGGGCACCCCCGACGGCGTCGTGGACGGTGACCGGTGAGCCTGACCCACTACCTGGTCCTGGCCGCGATCCTGTTCACCATCGGTGCCGTCGGCGTGCTGGTGCGGCGCAACGCGATCGTCGTCTTCATGTGCGTCGAGCTGATGCTCAACTCGGTCAACCTGACGCTGGTCACCTTCGCCCGGGCCACCGGCACCGTCGACGGCCAGATCATGGCGTTCTTCGTCATGGTCGTCGCCGCCGCGGAGGTCGTCGTCGGCCTCGCGATCATCATGTCGATCTACCGGACCCGCCGGTCGGCGTCGGTCGACGACGCCAACCTGCTCAAGTACTGACGGGAGCCGGGGCACACATGGACACCGTCGCCGCCGAGGGCCTGCTGTCGGCCTCGTGGCTGGTCATCGCACTACCGCTGGCCGGTGCCGCGGTCCTCCTGCTGGGCGGACGGCGCACCGACCGCTGGGGGCACCTGCTGGGGACGGCGACCGTCGTCGTCGCGTTCGCCGTCGCGCTGCTGTGCACCGTGCAGCTCGCCGGGGTCGACGGGCGCGCGGTCGACGTCGACCTGTTCACCTTCCTCTCGGCCGGGCAGCTCGACGTGCAGGCCGGCCTGCTGGTCGACCCGCTGTCGGCCACCTTCATGCTGCTGATCACCGGTGTGGGCGCGCTCATCCACGTCTACTCGATCGGCTACATGGCGCACGACCCGCGGCGCCGCCGGTTCTTCGCCTACCTGAACCTCTTCGTCGCGGCGATGCTGCTGCTCGTCCTCGGCGACAACTACGTGGCCCTCTACGTCGGCTGGGAGGGCGTGGGCCTCGCGTCCTACCTGCTCATCGCGTTCTGGCACGACCGCCCGGCCGCGGCCACCGCGGCCAAGAAGGCATTCGTCATGAACCGCGTCGGCGACGTCGGCCTGGCGCTGGCGATCTTCGTGATGTTCGCCCAGCTGGGGACGGTGTCCTACGAGGGCGTCTTCGGCGGGGTCGGCGCCCTGGCCGGCGGCACGCTGACGGCGCTCGGCCTGCTGCTCCTGCTCGGCGCGTGCGGCAAGTCCGGCCAGTTCCCGCTGCAGGCGTGGCTGCCCGACGCGATGGAGGGCCCGACGCCGGTCTCGGCGCTCATCCACGCCGCCACGATGGTCACCGCCGGCGTCTACCTCATCGCCCGCTCGGCGCCCATCTACGACCTCACGCCCACGGCGCGCACCGTCGTCCTCGCCGTCGGCGCGGTCACGCTCCTCTACGGGGCGGTCGTGGGCTGCGCGTACGACGACATCAAGAAGGTGCTGGCCTACTCCACCGTCAGCCAGATCGGCTACATGTTCCTGGCCGTGGGTCTCGGCCCGGTCGGCTACGCCGCCGCGATCGCGCACCTGCTCACCCACGGCTTCTTCAAGGCCGGGCTGTTCCTCGGCGCCGGGTCGGTCATGCACGCCATGGACGACCAGGTGGACATGCGGCGCTTCGGCGGGCTGGCCCGGAAGCTGCCGGTCACCTTCGTCACCTTCGGCCTGGGCTACCTCGCACTGATCGGCTTCCCGTTCCTGTCCGGCTACTGGACCAAGGACGCGATCATCGAGGCGGCGCTGGACCGCGGCGGCTGGTCCGGCTGGCTGCTGGGCGCGGTCGCCGTCGTCGGTGCCGGGCTCACCGCCTTCTACATGACCCGGCTCATGATCATGACCTTCCTCGGCCGGCCGCGGTGGACGCCCGGCGTGCACCCGCACGAGTCGCCGTCGGTGATGACCGCGCCGATGGTCGTGCTCTCGATCGGATCGGTCGCCGCCGGGTTCCTGCTCGTCGTCCTGTTCCCGCTCGACGAGTGGCTGGCCCCGGTGTTCGGCGCCCCCGAGGAGGCCGAGCACGTGGTGGCACCGGCCGTCGTCGGGGTCGTCGTCACCGCGGTGATGGCCGTGGGCGTGCTCGCCGCGTGGCTGTTCGTCGGCCGCCGCGAGGTCCCCGAGGTCGCCCCGGCCCGCGTCTCGCCGGTGGTCCGGGCGGCCCGCCGGTCGCTGTACGCCGACGCGGTCAACGAGTCGCTGTTCATGCGGCCCGGCCAGTGGCTCACCCGGGCGCTGGTCTGGGTCGACAACCGCGGCGTCGACGGCGCGGTCAACGGCCTGGCCGCCACCCTCGGCGGCTCGTCGTCACGGCTGGGCCGGGCGCAGACCGGCTTCGTCCGGTCCTACGCGCTCGGGATGCTCGGCGGCGCGGTCGTGGTGGCCGGGGCGCTGCTGGCGGTGACGGCCGGGTGAGCGCGGCCCTGCACACGACCACCCGCAACCAGGAGAGGACGACGGCGTGAGCGACTCCCTGCTCCTGGTCGCGATGCTGGCGGTGCCCGCGGTGGGCGCCGCCGTCGTCGCCGCCCTGCCCCGCGAGCGCACCGCGCTGGCCCGGCAGCTCGCCCTCGGGGTCAGCCTCGTGGTGCTGCTGCTGGCGGTGCTGGCCACGGTCGCCTTCGACCCCGACGGCGACCGGTTCCAGCTGACGTCGTCGGTGCCGTGGATCGAGGGCTTCGGCGTCGACTTCGCGCTCGGCGTCGACGGCATCGCCCTGGTCATGCTGTTGCTGGTCGGCGTGCTGGTGCCGGTGGTCGTGCTCGCCTCGTGGGAGGACGAGGCCCCCGCCCGCCGGTCGATGCGCACCTTCTTCGCCTGGCTGCTGCTGCTCGAGGCCTGCATGGTCGGCGTCTTCGCCGCCACCGACGTCTTCCTCTTCTACGTCTTCTTCGAGGCGATGCTCGTCCCGATGTACTTCATCGTGGGCAGCTTCGGCGGCCCGCGCCGGCAGTACGCGGCGGTGAAGTTCTTCCTCTACAGCCTGCTCGGCGGGCTGGTCATGCTCGCCGCCGTCATCGGCCTCTACGTGGTCAGCGAGGCCGCCGGCGACGGGACGTTCGCCTTCGAGTCGCTGCGCCAGCTCGACATCGACCCTGCCGCCCAGCGGCTGCTGTTCCTCGGCTTCTTCGTCGCCTTCGCGATCAAGGCGCCGCTGGTGCCGCTGCACACCTGGCTGCCCGACGCCGGTGCCGAGGCCCCCATCGGCGGGGCGGTGCTGCTCGTCGGCGTCCTCGACAAGGTCGGCACCTTCGGCTTCCTGCGCTACTGCCTGCCGCTGTTCCCCGACGCGTCGCGGGAGTTCGCCCCGCTGGTCCTCGTGCTCGCCGTCGCCGGGATCCTCTACGCCGCCCTCCTGGCGATGGGGCAGACCGACATGAAGCGGCTGGTGTCCTACACCTCGATCGCGCACTTCGGCTTCATCGCCCTCGGCGTCTTCGCGTTCACCACCGAGGCCGGCACCGGCGCGGTGCTGTACATGGTCAACCACGGCATCGCCACCGGCCTGCTGTTCCTCGTGGTCGGGATGCTCATCGCCCGCGGCGGCTCGCGGCTGGTCGGCGACTACGGCGGCGTCGCGTCCGCCGCGCCCAAGCTGGCCGGCGTCTTCCTGGTGGCGGGGCTCGCCTCGCTCGCGCTGCCGGGCACCAACAGCTTCGTCAGCGAGTTCCTGGTGCTCGTCGGCTCGTTCCCGACCCGGCCGGTGTTCACGGTCCTGGCCACCGTCGGGATCATCCTGGCCGCGCTCTACGTCCTGCTGCTCTACCAACGCACGATGCACGGCCCGCGGCGCGGCGTGCTGTTCCCGGCCGCCGACGAGCCGGCCGCCGACGCCGTCCCGACGCCCGGGGCGCGCACGGCGCCACCGCCACGCTCACCGCGGCGGCCCCGGCCCCGGCCCGGACGACGTCGCGGCTGCGCGACCTGTCCCGCCGCGAGCTGGCCGTCGTCGCCCCGCTGGTGGCGCTGGTCATCGCGCTGGGCGTCTACCCGCAGCCGCTGATCCGGCTGATCGAGCCGGCGGTCGCCGCCACCATGAGCGACGTCGGCGCCGACCCGGCCGGGACCACCGCGACCCCCGAGGGGACCGACTGATGACGATCGAGGCCCCCGACCTGTCGCTGGCCGCGCTCGCCCCGCTGCTGTTCGTCTTCGGCGCCGCGTGCGCCGGCGTGCTCGTCGAGGCCTTCGGTCCGCGCGAGAGCCGGCACCCCGTGCAGGTCGCCGTCGCGCTCGTCGGCACCGTGGGCGGGCTGGTCGCCACGCTGCTGCTGTCGGGCACCCGCGAGGTGACGGCCGGCGGCGCGCTCGCCGTCGACGGCGCCGGGCTGTTCCTGCAGGCCACGATCGCCGCCCTCGGGGCGCTGTCGATCCTGTTGTTCGCCGAGCGCAACCTCGACCCCGCCCGCTCGGCGTTCGTCGTCTCCGCCGCCGTGCCGGCCGGCAGCGTCCGCGACCGCGAGCTGCTCACCGTGCAGCGGGTGCAGACCGAGGTCTACCCGCTGGCCACGTTCGCCATCGGCGGCATGATGCTGTTCGTCACGGCCAACGACCTGCTGGTCATGTTCGTCGCGCTCGAGGTGCTCAGCCTGCCGCTGTACCTGATCAGCGGCCTGGCGCGGCGGCGCCGCCTGCTGTCGCAGGAGGCGGCGGTCAAGTACTTCCTGCTGGGCGCCTTCGCCTCGGCGTTCTTCCTCTACGGCCTGGCGCTGGTCTACGGCGCCACCGGCAGCGTCCGGCTCTCCGACGTCCGCGAGTCGGTGTCCGGCGACGGCAGCGGCACCCTGGCCGTCCTCGGCCTGGCGCTGCTGGTCGTGGGCCTGCTGTTCAAGGCCAGCGTCGCGCCGTTCCACACCTGGACGCCCGACGTCTACCAGGGCGCGCCCACCCCCGTGACGGCGTTCATGGCCGCCTGCACGAAGGTCGCCGCGTTCGGGGCGATCCTGCGGCTCCTCTACGTCGCCTTCGGCACCGAGGAGTGGACCTGGCGGCCGCTGGTCTACGGCGTGGCGATCGTCTCGATGGTCGTCGGCGCCGTCCTCGGGCTCACCCAGACCGACCTCAAGCGGATGCTCGCCTACTCGTCGGTGGCGCACGCCGGTTTCCTGCTCACCGGCGTCCTCGGGTACCCGGGCGGTGGCGACGCGGCCGGGTCGGGCCTGCCGGCCGTCCTCTTCTACCTGCTGGTGTACGGGCTGACCACGCTCGGCGCCTTCGCCGTCCTCACCCTCGTGCGCAGCGGCGACGGCGAGGCCACGCACCTGTCGCAGTGGGCCGGCCTGGCGCAGCGCTCGCCGATCACCGCGGCGGTCATGAGCCTGTTCCTGCTCGCGCTCGCCGGGATCCCGCTCACCAGCGGCTTCACCGGCAAGTTCGCCGTCTTCCGGGCCGCGATCGAGGACGGCGCCTGGCCCCTGGCGCTGGTCGCCCTGCTGGCCAGCGCGGTGGCGGCGTTCTTCTACCTGCGGGTCATCGTGCTCATGTACTTCTCCGAGCCGGCCGCCGACGGGCCCACCGTCGGCGTGCCCGGTCTGCCCACGACGGTCGTCCTGGCGGTGACCGCGGCGGCCACGCTCGTGCTCGGGATCGTGCCCGGGGCGGTGCTCGGTCTGGCCGATCAGGCGGCTATCTTCGTCGGTTGATGACCGGACCCCGTGCCGCCGTCGACGGGATCGCCCCGGTCGAGGTCTGGCACCGCATCTCGACCCCCGCCTCCACCATGGGCCCCTGGCTCCCGGGCGGGGGCCTCGGCGACTCCCTCGCCCGGGGCCTGGCCGACGTCGAGGCCGCGCTGGCCACCGCGGTGGCCAGCGAGCACCCGTTCGTCTCCGAGGCCGCCGGCCACCTCATGGCCGCCGGCGGCAAGCGCTTCCGGCCGATGCTCGCCCTGCTGGCCGCCCACCTCGGCGACGCCCGCGCGCCGGAGGTCGTGCAGGCCGCCGTCGTCTGCGAGCTCACCCACCTGGCCACGCTGTACCACGACGACGTCATGGACGAGGCGGCCGTCCGCCGCGGGGCGCCGAGCGCCAACAGCCGGTGGACCAACAGCGTCGCCATCCTCACCGGCGACTTCCTCTTCGCCCGCGCCTCGGACCTGCTGGCCGACCTCGGGCCCGAGGCGGTGCGCATCCAGGCCCGCACGTTCGAGCGGCTGGTCACCGGCCAGATCCGCGAGACGGTCGGCGCGCGCGACGGCGAGGACCGCGTGGCGCACTACCTCGAGGTGCTGGCCGACAAGACCGGCTCCCTGGTGGCCACCTCGGCCCGCTTCGGCGCCCGCTTCGCCGGGGTGGCGCCGGAGCTGGTGACCGCGCTGACCCGCTTCGGCGAGGAGGTCGGCGTCGCGTTCCAGCTCTCCGACGACCTGCTCGACATCGTCAGCCGGGACGGCGCCTCGGGGAAGGCGCCCGGCACCGACCTGCGCGAGGGCATCGCCACCCTCCCGGCCCTCATCGCCCTGGCCGGTGACGACCCCGCCGACGCGCGGCTGCGCGAGCTGGTCGCCCGCCCGCTGTCCGACGACGGCGAGCACGCCGAGGGCCTGGCGCTGCTGCGGGAGTCCGCCGCGCTCGAGCGCGCCGGCGCGGTGCTGCGCGACTACGCCGACCGCGCGCGGGCCTCGCTGTCCGCGGTCCCCGCCGGCGAGGTGCGCGAGGCGCTGTCGGCGCTGTGCGACTACGTGGTCACCCGCACCAGCTGACGACGGACCCCCGTGCCCCCCGGGAAGGACCCTCCTGCCCCCCGCCACCCGCAGGCTCGCGGCGGGACCCGGCAGCAGGGCCGGTCGAGGTTCGCGGCGGGCCCCTGCACGGGGGGCGTGCTGGCCGTGGCCCTCCTGCTGACCGGCTGCTCCGGGAGCGGTCCCGGGGACCTGCCCGGCGGCCAGGAGGACAAGGGGGCCACCGACGTCCCCGACGGCGCCGCGACGACGGCGGCCGCGCTGCCCGCGCTGCGGGTGGAGACCGTCCTCGACGGGCTGGACCACCCCTGGGACGTCGCGCAGGCACCGGACGGCACCCTGGTGGTCGACGAGCGCGGCGGGGGCCTCACCGCCGTCCTGCCCGACGGCACCGCCCGTGAGCTCGACGCCGACCTCGGTGACCTCTTCGCCGACGGCGAGACCGGCCTCATGGGGCTGACCCTCGACCCCGCCTTCGCGGACAACCGGAGGCTGTACACCTGCCAGGGCGTCGAGGAGGACGGC from Geodermatophilus normandii includes these protein-coding regions:
- the nuoF gene encoding NADH-quinone oxidoreductase subunit NuoF → MPLTPVLTSRWGADQPWRLSTYESLDGYAALRTALSMQPDELVSLVKDSGLRGRGGAGFPTGMKWSFIPQPKPGETPTGPAAMPKYLVVNADEGEPGTCKDLPLMMTDPHSLVEGVIISAYAIRCRFAVIYVRGEAVHAHRRLVSAVEEAYAAGYLGTDVLGSGYDLDLVVHAGAGAYICGEETALLDSLEGYRGQPRLKPPFPAVAGLYGAPTVINNVETLATVPFVVRGGAEWFKRFGPEKSPGPKIYSLSGRVVRPGQYEAPMGTTMRELLAMAGGVRPGHELKFWTPGGSSTPYFTAEHLDVPLDFDSVAAAGSMLGTTALMVFDETDSIVEATLRFTEFYAHESCGKCTPCREGTYWLVQVLQRLVDGRGTAADLDLLTDTCDNILGRSFCALGDGATSCITSSLKYFRDDYVALLPAAEQARLGRSLRLEPVGAAS
- a CDS encoding NADH-quinone oxidoreductase subunit G, which encodes MTLTPTAPEPAPALPPGVPGPHTPPDAVHCTIDGFDVAVPKGTLIIRAAEMVGIQIPRFCDHPLLDPVGACRQCLVEVEGQRKPVASCTMPVTDGMAVKTQLTSAVADKAQQGTMELLLINHPLDCPVCDKGGECPLQNQALSNGRSETRFVDVKRTYPKPLPISTQVLLDRERCVLCARCTRFSQQVAGDPFIELFERGALEQVAVYEDEPFSSYFSGNTTQICPVGALTSAQYRFRSRPFDLRSEPSVCEHCSSGCSMRTDYRRGKVMRRLAGEDPAVNEEWTCDKGRYAFRYAATNDRLDTPLVRRDGVLEPASWPEAWAAAAEGLRAARAAGGVGVLPGGRLTVEDAYAYAKFARVALGTHDVDARARAHSAEEQAFLAAHVAGTGPGRGAVTYDELTAAPVVLLAGFEPEEESPIVFLRLRRAVRKGSLAVYDLAPFATRAAQKLQATVLVTRPGEEARALTALAEGSWGGPAVEALRQPGAVVVAGERLAEVPGAFTALAALAQATGARLAWVPRRAGERGAVEAGALPALLPGGRPVEDPVARAEVAAVWGVDPVDLPSTPGRDTTGILTAVRDGRLAGLVVGGVDPADLPDPALAEEALAAASFVVSLEQRPTAVTERADVVLPVAAAPEKAGSYLDWEGRVRSFDATLHGTGRLTDGRVLHGLADFLDADLRLPTPESARAELAALGDTGTRADGTGLDVPPAVAPEPGEGEALLASWRQLLDVGTLQRDEPELAGTARPPVARLGADAAARLGVADGELLTVTGAAGSVTLPVALTEMPDGVVWLPMRSPGSEVRTGLGTAPGGLVRLSAVRTGATASGARS
- the nuoH gene encoding NADH-quinone oxidoreductase subunit NuoH, which encodes MILAAPDQPTLEDFGSDVWWIVLIKIVGVFVVLVLMTLFAIVFERKVVARMQQRSGPNRVGPRGSLQSLADGLKLAFKEDIMPALADKPVYFLAPVIAAVPAFLAFSVIPLGPTVSIFGERTPLQLTDAPIGVLIVLACSAMGVYGIVLAGWASGSTYPLLGGLRSAAQMVSYEIAMGLSIVAVFLYAGTMSTSEIVAAQADGNRLSFFGLEFTGPSWFAVLLPVSFVIYAIAVVGETNRAPFDLPEAESELVGGFHTEYSSLKFALFFLAEYINMVTVSALAATLFLGGWRAPWPISIWDGANTGWLPLLWFFLKVCVALFVFIWLRGTLPRLRYDQFMRFGWKVLVPTALVWILAVATMRTVSREAELSTGEVAVFVGVPIALLVLLGLSLASRAANRDTRLMAEEAAAGGVHATDPEPEAEVLPPAGPRRRPAQRTGPARAEGGFPVPPMDLTVPPSPRLRRAEPVGAGRPEGGVVSSGRRAAGSTTGSTATTVEEDPDA
- the nuoI gene encoding NADH-quinone oxidoreductase subunit NuoI codes for the protein MASGGEVERAGRDGGAPAPRRSLLPAPGQGFGVTFAQMFKKVTTEQYPETPKVTKPRYHGRHVLNRHPDGLEKCIGCELCAWACPADAIYVEGGDNTEDARYSPGERYGRVYQINYLRCIFCGLCIEACPTRSLTMSNDFELADDNRQDLIYTKEQLMAPLLPGMEAPPHAMRLGDDDKAYYVRDPQQGSAAEPVTVEQA
- a CDS encoding NADH-quinone oxidoreductase subunit J — protein: MTEVVIGTGEAVAFWILGPVALAGALGMVFSRNAVHSALWLVTTMLALGVFYVVQSAPFLGAVQIIVYTGAIMILFLFVLMLVGRDSSDSVVETLRGQRVAATVLGVGFAGLVGAGIARATEGTAVAGLSDEQGGTGNIDTIAELLFTRYLLAFEVTSALLITAAVGAMVLAHIEREPGSRQTQKELSRARFLTDRPQTLPGPGVFARANSVATGALLPDGRTAEDSLATGIEPREPDQMPRPTGRGQLGSPDAALGTPDGVVDGDR
- the nuoK gene encoding NADH-quinone oxidoreductase subunit NuoK, which codes for MSLTHYLVLAAILFTIGAVGVLVRRNAIVVFMCVELMLNSVNLTLVTFARATGTVDGQIMAFFVMVVAAAEVVVGLAIIMSIYRTRRSASVDDANLLKY